A region of the Phaseolus vulgaris cultivar G19833 chromosome 11, P. vulgaris v2.0, whole genome shotgun sequence genome:
CCTTAAGACATGGATTTATCATGGTAATCAAATCCCTCCTTCTTGGTAGTTTCACTTCCCATTTTCTTTAATCCAAACACCATCAATTACGCTACTATTTTGCTTTTTCTTTTCTGAGCTTTcctagaaaatatatatttcaaattcaTTTCAACAATTTCAAATCattctacattttttttaaatgactcCCAATTATTGAATGAAATATTGAATTAGGTGTCTCTTATGTTACTTCTTTCCTTTCTAtcacttttcttttattttatcaacTCTTCTTATATTCCCTCATGAAGGAAATGACTATCAGCAGTTTTAATCTTTCTAATTTAATTCAAACTCATTTTAAAATgtactattaattattatattttcaaaaaaattatcatataaaTGAATATGTTATCAGAATTACTTTACTTTTcctttaatatatattagtttatgtggatataattttaataaaattatataaaaaatatttattatttttcttaatgtaTATGTACAAATCTTTAACTTCAGATAAATTGAGAGGGAGGAggtagtaataaaaataaaaattaaatgtttaaaatttgTGTGCACTAAGTACAATAATTTTGAAGTGAAGCTAGAAAAACTCTATTTACCCTTGGAACTTGGCATGCTTATGGATTACATTTTTGGTAATAAATGACTTGGAATTTTACTTTGATGTCAGGCACATTTGGCTCCTCAAAGTCACTCCAAATTTGATTTTCGGAAATACATAAAACGATCACTGGATGAGGATTTCAAAGTCGTTGTTGGAATCAGGTTTTGTACACTACTAGGTCTCTTGTCTTTTTtgctgttttatttttattgatgtttAAGATTAATATGGAAAAGTTAAGAAGGGTTTAATAGATATAAAACGTTGTCCATTTTATTTGATCTATAAAGtttgatatatatatagtaCAAGAATTTGAGTTATTAgaaattaaacaatattttgatttacactttatatattatgatttaaGTGTTTAAACTATTTCAGTCCTCCATTCTGGTTGTTCGCGGTGCTGTTTCTCCTCTTGAACACTCATGGTAATTAAGCAACTACGTGCTTAACCTTCTGATTAACGTGCTACCGACGTATTTGACTTATTCTTTTGGTTTAAGAACTcattattatgataattattcatttatatttaCTATAATATTGTATCTGCATGGACAGGCTCGTACTCTTATCTGTGGCTGCCATTCATTCCTTTGATTGTGAGCACATGCAACTCCtactttcattattttggtcCAAATCATGGATGCTGATATATATCCATAATTTTAACCTTCTAATGTGCATAAAACGTAGATCATTCTGTTAGTTGGAACCAAGTTGCAAGTGATCATAACTGAGATGGGTCTAAGAATTCAACAAAGAGGAGAGATTCTGAAGGGAGTGCCACTGGTTCAACCAGGAGATTATTTGTTCTGGTTTAACAAACCTGGTCTTATTCTTTACCTTATTAACTTTGTGCTCTTTCAGGTACTTGTGTTTctcaattaataataattaaatcattAATAACGTGTATATCAGATAATAAACATGACTGCTTAACTAATTCActtctttttattatatattaattcatttatatattatgatcaGTTGACTGTTTCTTATTATGAGTTGAccttttcttgtctctcttttcaTCCAAACAGAATGCTTTTCAGCTTGCTTTCTTCTCCTGGTCTGTGGTAAGTTTAATGATTATTTACAAACAAAAATTTACCCCATTAATCGATCAAAACTAAATAATCATTAGAAAATTATCAAACTTATTATAAATTGAGTTATGAGATCAATATATAGCTTACAATATATTCCCTAAAAAAAacctaatatatataatttttttctctcttgcTGAATGAACTAGCttggtttatatttcatttcatgatttttatttatcCTTGATATTAGGAACTTGTTtgatttaattgattaatttatttcaatcaCAGCTTCAATTTGGGATTAAATCTTGTTTCCACGCACATACAGAGGATGTAGTGATCAGAATCACAATGGGGTTGGTATCATCTCACCATTCATCTTAACTCAAACTACAAATCTTGATCTTGCattaaaatgttaattataaCTTAATGATGGTTTAATCGGGTTTATCAGGGTTCTTATTCAAATCCTGTGCAGCTACGTTACTCTTCCTCTCTATGCCCTAGTTACACAGGTAGCAATAAAATCTTATTCCTCCCTATGCTTCTTCTCGAGTAGAAAAGGTTAGAATTATTAACGACAACTAATATATAACAGATGGGTTCAACAATGAAGCCAACGATATTCAACGAAAGAGTTGCTGAGGCACTGCGGAACTGGCACCAGACCGCGAAGAAGCAGATAAGACAGAACCGTGTGGGACCCTTGTCGTTGTCGGTGACACCGATGTCGAGCAGACCCACAACCCCGAGCCACAACATGTCCCCAGTGCACCTCTTGCGCTACTACCGTTCTGAAATTGACAGCTTCCCCACCTCTCCACGACGTTCGAACGTCGACGGCGACCACACCCAGCCCTGGGACGTTGAATCCCCTTCTCCTTCCTACTCGCACCACGAAATGGAAATGGGTCACACCAATGACCCCACCACTAACACAACCCACCATGAGATTGTTCCTGCTGCAAACACCAGGGAATTCTCCTTTGATAAAAGACCTACCACAGCTCCGTAGTCACCCACCACCATATTCATCTTATTGGATTTATTCAAGGTGTTGCGTCTCTGTAAATGGATTATAACATAAATTCTTAAACCAATATATATACAACTTTATCttcttatatataaaagatgCGTGCATAACACATTGTAAACCGTGTCTTGTTCTGGATCGGTAGTGGGGATCTAAATCTGTTTTTCTCTCCTTCTTTTAGTCAGGTTTCCTTCCTTTAAGCAGTCTAGGTAGTATTAGGTGTTCATGCAGGATTTTGTCTTATGTGTCTTTGGTTTTGGGTATCTTTGTTAGTTGTAGATATATCTACATTTTATGCAAATCTCGAGTGAGCCGGTTCTAtgtgtaggaactaattgaataaataatagaagagaaaagttataaaaactaatttaatgtAATGGTAACTGGTGAATTCGTTTTAATCATTTTGATTTattctaataatatatataataaaattacaattagtggaagctataaaataggaatactaacatgatgtaaactgaccattaatgcaataataaaCGATTTTGGGTAAGTTTGTTGTAGATACCACATGGAttagaaatgaaaatatttcattttatataagtGGATGTAAATCTCacccatgagccggttttatggagttgagttaggtttaaagttcacttcgaatatgatatcagagtcattttgaGTCTATCCCCTAACGaatttatgagattgagttaaaattaaaattagtacaacttttttataataaaatgatgTAAAGTTCTCacaatttatctattttaatattttaaaataaaattatttaatttattagttATCTTGTGAAATTTTACCTCTTTAATAAAAGAATGAGAGTTGATAATATTCACATAAAAATACTAGTAAGAATGTACCTATTTAAGAAATTGATAATAACTAGTAATTTTGGTCTTGCACTTGTCAAAAATAAGGAatctaaaaaaaactagtttcaattaaTATCTATAGAAATATCTTCTACGTCTATTTATAACTTGAATGTGCGAGATTAAGATTCATTGTAAATTTATGTAGGTGGTGATCCTATTTCTGATCCTTAAATAAATCTCAtcttattactattaatatattaattaacaaGTGGATAAATGAAGCCagtgatatttaaataatactaattttttatgttattttttgggCAACGTAATAATTCTATGCTTCTAACGATCGCTCACAAATCTCCATTGATCTGTTCTTTCTCCGATACCACTCTTCCCACGTGACCTTCACATTTCTTCAACATGGCGAGAGGCGCATCGCAATCTCAATCAACAGCGTCCGCGGCCACCACGCGACCGGGCGTGATGGCTCCGCGCGGCTCCGCTGCCGCCACCGCCGGGATGCGCCGTCGCCGCCTCGGAGCCGGTAGCAGCTCCGCTTCGGTAGGAAGCGGTTCCGGCAGCGGAGGAAGCAACATGCTGCGGTTCTACACCGACGACGCTCCAGGCCTCAAGATCTCGCCGACGGTGGTGCTCGTGATGAGCCTCTGCTTCATCGGCTTCGTCACCGCGCTGCACGTGTTCGGCAAGCTCTACCGATATCGATCCGGCGTCGGCGTATGATTCCATTTCCCAATCATGGATCTGACGATCACCGGTTCCTGATTTGGATCACGAAATCCGATTCTCGTCTCGGTAAACCTGCGTTTTTTAATTTACgcgttatttttttaattttgtaaatcttCCTAGGCTTCATTAGGCTTCCTGTGTTTCTGTAGCCGTGAAATGATTGGATCTTCTTGTTGTTGAAGGAAAGCGCATTTTGCCTTTCCGCTAAAATCAGTCACTTCATTCATTTATCGTTTCTTTTAATTCATTCTATTGttacactttatttttttaaattccaaaACAAAAAACGGTTGCGATTTTAGCCATTTCTGTTATCACTGTAGCTTGATTGCGTAgaaaatttcaattaattattgATTTACATGCTCCACATTTATTATAGAATACTTTTTACTGAGAATGAGAGAAGATACAATTGAACTATAATGGTTTTACGTTGCAAATACTATATTTGATGTTATTAAGCTCATAATAAGGATTTATATGTGCTTTTGGAAAGTTGGTTGGTTAAAAAGGCTCAacataataattacaataaccTGAATACATCAATGTGGTTACGCAATTGTGTTTAGAAATTGTTATATGTTAGATAAATTAGCAGCAAGTATTGTCTTTGTCTGTATATATAAGGAAAAAAGGTATAAGTCTATATTTGAACCATGTAAATTATCAGTTTACAGGTTCTTTTTAAGATGTATATTTCTAATATATGATATTG
Encoded here:
- the LOC137832415 gene encoding protein transport protein Sec61 subunit beta-like, with amino-acid sequence MARGASQSQSTASAATTRPGVMAPRGSAAATAGMRRRRLGAGSSSASVGSGSGSGGSNMLRFYTDDAPGLKISPTVVLVMSLCFIGFVTALHVFGKLYRYRSGVGV
- the LOC137828710 gene encoding MLO-like protein 6, with product MAGGGGRNLEETPTWAVSTVCFVLIFISIIIEHIIHLIGQWLKKKRKRALYESLEKIKSELMLLGFLSLLLTVGQGLVSRICISEKIASTWHPCSADDTHSEESGQGTNSRRLLAAFHGSNDVNPRRVLAGGGSDKCGEGKVPFVSSEGIHQLHIFIFVLTVFHVLYCILTMALGRAKMKRWKRWEEETKTPEYQFSHDPERFRFARETSFGRRHLSFWTKNPVLMWIVCFFRQFVRSVPKVDYLTLRHGFIMAHLAPQSHSKFDFRKYIKRSLDEDFKVVVGISPPFWLFAVLFLLLNTHGSYSYLWLPFIPLIIILLVGTKLQVIITEMGLRIQQRGEILKGVPLVQPGDYLFWFNKPGLILYLINFVLFQNAFQLAFFSWSVLQFGIKSCFHAHTEDVVIRITMGVLIQILCSYVTLPLYALVTQMGSTMKPTIFNERVAEALRNWHQTAKKQIRQNRVGPLSLSVTPMSSRPTTPSHNMSPVHLLRYYRSEIDSFPTSPRRSNVDGDHTQPWDVESPSPSYSHHEMEMGHTNDPTTNTTHHEIVPAANTREFSFDKRPTTAP